A region from the Metopolophium dirhodum isolate CAU chromosome 9, ASM1992520v1, whole genome shotgun sequence genome encodes:
- the LOC132952156 gene encoding potassium channel subfamily K member 1-like: MWSPATVRLLVFIGFYVSFLAVGAFVFSAIEAPEEAARVRELKDLRQDFLDGHTCVGDDSMENFIKEVLSASNRGVSAAKNVSGEPNWSFGQSLFFACTVITTIGYGHVTPLSQEGKLFCMLYALFGIPLTLVLLTALVDRLMIPTTKYLHFLNSRLGHLYPPFTIRLLHFGTILGTLIFLFLLLPAAMFTHLEPEWNYMDSLYYCFISLTTIGLGDYIPGDAPDQKYRPLYKLMITGYLVVGLVCVMLTLSIYYDIRQLNFGVLFMLENDETRSIDPEKMHLQEPGTNRTKYTNEKDSPTSLEDTTPIHSIP, from the exons ATGTGGTCGCCGGCCACCGTACGCCTGTTGGTGTTCATCGGCTTTTACGTGTCGTTCTTGGCCGTCGGAGCATTCGTGTTCTCGGCCATCGAGGCGCCAGAGGAAGCTGCTCGGGTCCGGGAGCTCAAGGACCTCCGGCAAGATTTTCTCGACGGGCACACGTGTGTCGGAG ATGACTCAATGGAGAATTTTATTAAAGAAGTTTTATCTGCTAGCAACAGAGGCGTATCAGCAGCTAAAAATGTTTCGGGAGAACCAAACTGGAGTTTTGGCCAATCTTTATTTTTCGCTTGCACCGTAATAACAACTATAG GTTACGGTCACGTCACTCCGCTGTCGCAAGAAGGCAAGTTGTTCTGCATGCTCTACGCACTTTTCGGCATACCATTGACACTGGTTCTGTTGACTGCACTGGTCGATCGGTTGATGATACCCACGACCAAGTACCTGCACTTCCTCAACAGCCGCCTCGGACATCTATATCCGCCGTTCACCATCCGGTTGTTGCATTTCGGCACTATACTGGGCACGTTGATATTTCTGTTTCTATTGCTGCCCGCGGCGATGTTCACGCACTTGGAACCCGAGTGGAACTACATGGATTCGCTGTACTACTGTTTTATATCACTCACGACCATTGGTCTAGGAGACTACATTCCGGGCGACGCTCCAGACCAGAAGTACAGACCTCTCTACAAGCTAATGATAACCG GCTACCTGGTCGTGGGACTTGTGTGTGTGATGTTAACGCTGTCTATTTACTACGACATCCGGCAATTGAACTTCGGCGTGCTTTTCATGTTGGAAAACGACGAAACCCGTTCGATTGACCCGGAAAAAATGCATCTACAAGAACCTGGAACAAACAGGACCAAGTACACAAATGAAAAAGATTCACCCACAAGCTTGGAGGACACCACTCCGATACACAGCATTCcttaa